The sequence below is a genomic window from Vigna radiata var. radiata cultivar VC1973A unplaced genomic scaffold, Vradiata_ver6 scaffold_183, whole genome shotgun sequence.
ttttatgtgAGCTTaggtttttgaaataaagtgtACTAATATAACATCATTTTTATGCATATATCTTCTTCCTCATAACTTATTACGTATTATAATGATAGAGAGATATAAACACGAAAAGAATAATATCATACAAAGTAAAGCATTTTTTCTCCaatcttttttgtgttttagcTTCAATAAAACTGGCTTTAAAAGAAAACCATATGGAACGTTTTCTCTTTCACCTTTGTACATCTCTCTCCCTACCACACATTACAAATTACAAGTTTAGAGATGTCTGTTTTGTGTTCCATCCACTCCATTTTACGGTAAAAATAGGACATTcatacaaagaaaagaaaagaaaaagtaagaaaaaacaGCAGTAGTTATGGCACGTGAAAGGCATTCTCTATTTCCCTCCACTTACAATACAACCATACAAATAGGGTACAAGAATTTAGGAAAGTCCACAAAACGTAGAAGTAAAGGTTTTGTTTACTATAAAAGTCTATACAAAGGGATATTCAGTAAGTTGAAAAGAATACATTTTCTCCGAAGTGAATTATCATTATATTAGtgttatgttatttgtttttttatattttttatagtaatatttattttttataaagttttcttttgtcaGTAACTTACTTCCGTtaattctataataataattctgTTAAAGTATGTGGACCTCTCTCTAAGTTTCTGCAGACATTTTTCTTTCAGTTTTGTTTAACAAGCATTAtcatctaaattaaaaatgtaagaaGATAAAATTACTAAAGTATTTTCgtccttaaaaaaatacaaacagtGGCATTTAACTAATAACGTAATTTCTTACATAAAAAGTAACTTACTATAAAGAAAACCTTAAAAACTGAATTACCACTATAATTGTTTCATCATAAATCTTTTTGTGCTAAAGTAATAACAGCAGAGATATTAATTATAAGTAAAGTGTTTCAGGTAAAGGTGAGGAATAGACAATGcttgatgaataaaaaaaaaaaaagtggaagcAAGGGTAGTGGAGGATGATGGTACAAGTAAATAATTGTAGACAAAACACAAGGAACAGAATACTTGGTACTTTTTAGGGGTCCATAACTTGGTACTTTAAAGTTACTTCGTTTACCTGTTTCGCCTCATTAAAACGGTTAGGCCATTTACATTGAAAGAACTGGACCATGTTATGATGGTCTTCAGCAACCGCAAAACTTGGTAACTGGAAAGTATCAATTATAAGACAAATCACACGGACACCACATCATGATTTCTCAATTATGCGTCCCAAAAAGAGAGGCCAAACAtgagatgaaattatattaatgAACTTTACTTTGGTTTTATAAGTATACTTTATTGTCCTATATTATtaatgcataaaataaataaaaagctaATGTTATTATACATTACAGTGTAAATAATCCATTTCAAGTTCTACACattaaaaatgagaagaaaaagttaAGCATTACATTGTAAAACAGTATGACATCATAAATTGTCGTGTAAGTGGATAGATAGGATAGTACATGGACATTGTACTCTTAGAAAACATCATAAATAGcttataacaaaagaaaatatgattgTATTTCCAGGAGGATTGCAAAACAAATTTCATGACATTATTACAGTTACAACATAAGATACAAAGAACAGTGACACCCGAACCTCGTGTGACCGAATGGTGGTTTCAATATTTTCATCAGCTCGATTTAGTACACAACTTAAGTGAGATAGCAGTATCCATAAGAACCACAGATGACACCATTTCCTTGAATGTCACACTTACCAAATTTCTAGGTGGAGAGGAACACTGAGAAAACAATAAGCAGGTGTAAGATTGTAATATGGTTTGTGAAATTACATAAAACAATAGAAAAGCctgaaaaagaaactttaacTCACTGAATAGTATCTTTTGAACAAGATAATTACGGTTTATCGATCAAAACTTCTTCCCCGGATGCCACTTTATGCTGCATCCAACACTTTATACACGCAGAAAAACAACGTAAATGTAACATGCCTAAGCTTGAAAGACTCTCAAACAATTTAAAGGACAACAATATGTAGAAAGTACCTGGGCTTTTGCACTGATGGTACCGGTTGGCCACTAAGAACACGATCTATTGCCAAGCTcaagtctctttatatagaaatttaaatGGTTACTACTgccaagaaataaaaaatgtttgaataatTGTTTGATGCTAATTCAATATAAGAAACCAACCTTCCAGTGACTGGTACATTATTACTTGGCCGTGAATCATCAAATTGGCCATGATAAACCAGCTCAAATGGCCTTCGACCAGCCTGTTATTAATCGATAGAAATATGATATATACACTGACACTTGAGGGTTTAGTTTCACCCCAAATCAAAATCACGGTGATCAATGTGCAGTACAATGAACAATGATGGTTGTAATAGTAATTGCctttttgaaaaggaaaaattctGGGGTACAAACAGCTCCAAAATCCTGTGCAACATCCTGCGACTGCATAAAAAAATCCACCATATATCAGTGTTTAACGACATTGCAGATAAAGCTTGTATTCAATTTGAGTCATTGCTATCAGAAAAGACCTTCtagttttcatataaatatGCTAGAAAATGCCGAACTTTTAAAACATTCTGAATTGAACATatggataataataataatagcaataataataaattattgacaTTCAATATCTGATTCTGATATTCACATcaaaaaaatacatacattagttggtgaattaaataattcaataaaaacaaaaaattgattgGCCTCCTTTTTCCACATGGTCTTATGGTCTTAGGTTTTAATGGCAGAGTTAGGATAACactgtttaatattattttaagtagtTGGTTATTTAGGTTCATCGTCCCAGTATCAACCTGATATTCACCCATGCTTTACATGGAAAATGATTATGTCATTAACTAGGCTAAAGGAGTCCAACTCCGATAATGTTACTGAAGGATGTAAAAGCATACCTCATCGTATAGGTATGGGAAAGGATATTTAAACAGTTTAGCATCCTCAGCCATGAATTCTGGACCATCCTGTGAGGCACAATTCCAAGTTGCACAAGTCATTCAATACTTTCAATGTAGCTTTATTCCAGGATATGAAGTTACTAGAACCTGGGGGTGTGTGGCTACGGAATTTGAAGATATAGCAACAACAGCAAGTCCTTTCtgtaaaaagaggaaaaaaaaattcttataacaGATTTAACTTGTGCAAGTCCAACCTGCAACGATAGAAAGTAGTATGTTTCTTCCCGGATAATTGATTTGATTACCTCCATAAAGAATTTTGTAAGCTTTACAATGTCTTTTTTCAGGTGCTTAACGAATGGACAGTGGTTGCATAGAAACATAACCTGCATGAACACAAATAATAGGAAGATGAGCAGGGTCTTACTTTTCCTATTGTCATTAATTTAGCAACTAGAGAATACAAATGTCACCAAATTAGCAACTAGAGAAAGGTCTTAATTTATGCATCGTAATTCATAAAGAACAACAACCATAACACTTGACAAAATTTTAGCCACGAAAGTGAGTTCCCTCAATTTTTGTTAGCTTGTACGAACGTAGACATAAGCATCCAATAAGCAAAAAGGAAATTACTTATTTGCTGCTATTATTCTGCAATATCTACTTTAACCAATTACTACCTTAACACAAAACTTGCATGAAAATGCTAAAACTTGGACAGTTAAACAAATTCTTACCAATTATACATTAAAGACTACAAACATAACATAAGAAGAATAAAGAATCAGTGAAGTGAGCAAAACAAACAAAGTTAACAAAAGgcaaaaagaatgaagataAGTGGCATCTTACCAGTAGAGCTGGATATGCTTCAAAATCTTCTAATGTCCAAACCTTCCCCGTAAGGGGCTCCGGAAGCTAATACAATTTCAAtccatccaaaaataaataaataaaacatataataattacTCCATTCCAtgtttcaaagaaaacaaaaaaaaatatggagagAGGGGAAGTTAAAAACCTCGAATTGCGGTGCCCTGAAGCCCAAGGTAACACCTTTGGACTCGGTTCTAGAAGCCCGaacaaaaaatgttgttggggataaatattttttgcGCTGCAAGCGTACGGGTTGAAAACCCAGGTTTGGAACAGAGCATGCTTGTGAGAATGCGAAGGCAGTTGCAGAAGAACCTAACTGCAGAAAAGGTGACCCAACAGAAGACACTTTCGGTCTCAGTCTCAATGCCATTGCTGTGTCACTCTTACTCCAACATTCACTTCAACCTCAATTCtccatcatcatcgtcatcatcaatatcatcctCTTCTTTCATCACCCCTTCATTCTTTTCTGGTCTTCGTTATTTCACACTCATAATGGGCCTATATTGTAATAGATCATCTCTAAAACCCAATTATTAGggcctttaaaataaaaaaaaatataactggGCTAAAAAAACATACCTGTTTAGGCTTGGACtcctgctgctgctgctgcttggtctcttttcttttcctggatctaaaaattgattaagattaaatgtttgtttaattaaaaaaacttctccgtaaacaacaaaaaaaaaataagattttacataaaataagttatattatacataaaatcaaaaattaaatttaagaaatttaataacaaCAACTTTCGCcagtataatattattttatattacttttatgataaaattatcttataaataaggttattttctttttgttttttttattttattttattagttatatatgtatactttaattataatatgataatatttaattgatattatttttccaTCCGAATATTTAATGCATAAACATATTTACGGTTTGAAAATTTGTGTGTATACCATGagcataattaaaatattcttagaaGATTTAATACGTAAATATAATGCAAGTTTGAATCACAATAATAAAGAGTTTGGAAAAATTTATTTGTGTACTGTTGcttaaacaataaaaagcaactttgcataaaaaatataattatagagAAACAACGACTGAacataaaataagttttctagctaatagtaaaaataataagaatagtagacaagagataaaaataggaaaataaccTTAATACATCGATGTTATTAAGGTTTCGATCACTTATGATTTTGAGTGAAGCTTGAatcatatgtttttaaaaattttattattagccTCAATAGAATGGAGGTGTAAGCATATTGAGCAACTCAGACTTAGAGAGATTAGAATTGCATAAGTTCATAGGTGGACATATTGACTAATTAGTAGGAAGAAGATACATGTAGAAGATGCACTAGCCATTGCTGgatattattacaaataatatttgacAATCAATGTCTAAGTGTTTGGTTTTGTTACACGTGTCGCAATGTCAAGAATACTATGATTATCATAGTTATAACTACATAACATTGACATATGACTTAAATTCAAGATATGAATGAACCATTGTAGCTTACTTGTGATAGATATACAAGATCTCTCTTTTACTTAGAAGAACGAGACATATATAATAGTTGTTttctactatttattaaaagtaaatagcTACTAAGGAAGAAGTATCAATTAATCAAGAGTGAACACAAGTCATCTATCATGAAATCCttttggtgacaagaaaatttcttctaaaaataagTTCATTACTTGTACTCCGTTAAGGTGgcaatttaaaaatgaatttgaataaatttaaacataaattacctcatttatttgtcatttttaagGTTGGCGGATTGGGATGcttaaaaatgaattgaaaatggaaaagaagatTTTGAAAGCATTAAAGTCCAGATTTAACAAGTGCAATTAAAATGCAGTTAATAAGATTGGTTGACAAAAGGTAAATGAGATtgcaaaataaaactaaaacatcTATTACAGTGTAAATGGGTTAGTGTAGAAATGTAAAATGTAAACCAGTGCATGAAAACATTGTAAAAGTAATGTAAACAACATTAAAAgtagaaaactaaaaattagaattaaacaCCAGAACATTCAAATTGTATAGCACAAATAGAacgaaaattacaaaagaaagaataaagaagTAGGAGAACCAAATTGCATTTATAAACtaagaagataaaattttagaacTCCAATCACCCTAGACCAAAGAAAATGTACAGAACAAAACCAGTCCTAGAAAGGGTGTTG
It includes:
- the LOC106778883 gene encoding uncharacterized protein LOC106778883, which translates into the protein MALRLRPKVSSVGSPFLQLGSSATAFAFSQACSVPNLGFQPVRLQRKKYLSPTTFFVRASRTESKGVTLGFRAPQFELPEPLTGKVWTLEDFEAYPALLVMFLCNHCPFVKHLKKDIVKLTKFFMEKGLAVVAISSNSVATHPQDGPEFMAEDAKLFKYPFPYLYDESQDVAQDFGAVCTPEFFLFKKAGRRPFELVYHGQFDDSRPSNNVPVTGRDLSLAIDRVLSGQPVPSVQKPSVGCSIKWHPGKKF